A genomic segment from Pseudomonas sp. S09G 359 encodes:
- the dnaA gene encoding chromosomal replication initiator protein DnaA, protein MSVELWQQCVELLRDELPAQQFNTWIRPLQVEAEGDELRVYAPNRFVLDWVNEKYLSRVLELLDEHGNGIAPVLSLLIGSKRSSAPRAAPNAPLAASASQAQAAAASVNNSPAPVAQAPSKSASQKNAPINEEPSRDSFDPMAGASSQQAPVRAEQRTVQVEGALKHTSYLNRTFTFENFVEGKSNQLARAAAWQVADNPKHGYNPLFLYGGVGLGKTHLMHAVGNHLLKKNPNAKVVYLHSERFVADMVKALQLNAINEFKRFYRSVDALLIDDIQFFARKERSQEEFFHTFNALLEGGQQVILTSDRYPKEIEGLEERLKSRFGWGLTVAVEPPELETRVAILMKKADQAKVDLPHDAAFFIAQRIRSNVRELEGALKRVIAHSHFMGRDITIELIRESLKDLLALQDKLVSVDNIQRTVAEYYKIKISDLLSKRRSRSVARPRQVAMALSKELTNHSLPEIGDVFGGRDHTTVLHACRKINELKESDADIREDYKNLLRTLTT, encoded by the coding sequence GTGTCAGTGGAACTTTGGCAGCAGTGCGTGGAGCTTTTGCGCGATGAGCTGCCTGCCCAGCAATTCAACACCTGGATCCGTCCGCTACAGGTCGAAGCCGAAGGCGACGAGTTGCGTGTGTATGCACCTAACCGTTTCGTTCTCGACTGGGTCAACGAGAAGTACCTGAGCCGCGTTCTCGAATTGCTCGATGAACACGGCAATGGCATCGCGCCCGTGCTTTCCTTATTAATAGGCAGCAAACGCAGCTCGGCACCTCGTGCTGCGCCGAATGCGCCATTGGCGGCAAGTGCCTCGCAGGCTCAGGCTGCGGCGGCATCGGTTAATAATTCGCCAGCCCCGGTAGCCCAGGCGCCTTCGAAATCCGCGTCGCAGAAAAACGCGCCTATTAATGAAGAGCCGTCGCGCGACAGCTTCGACCCGATGGCCGGTGCCAGCTCGCAACAGGCTCCGGTACGCGCCGAACAGCGCACCGTGCAGGTTGAAGGTGCGCTCAAGCACACCAGCTACCTGAACCGCACGTTCACCTTCGAGAACTTCGTCGAAGGTAAGTCCAACCAGTTGGCCCGCGCGGCCGCCTGGCAAGTGGCCGATAACCCCAAGCATGGCTACAACCCGCTGTTCCTTTATGGTGGCGTGGGTTTGGGTAAGACTCACTTGATGCACGCGGTGGGTAACCACCTATTAAAGAAGAACCCGAATGCCAAGGTCGTGTACCTGCACTCGGAGCGCTTCGTGGCTGACATGGTCAAGGCCTTGCAGCTCAACGCCATCAACGAGTTCAAGCGGTTTTACCGCTCGGTTGATGCCTTGCTGATCGATGACATTCAATTCTTCGCGCGCAAGGAACGTTCCCAGGAAGAGTTCTTCCACACCTTCAACGCCCTGCTCGAAGGTGGCCAACAGGTCATCTTGACCAGTGACCGTTACCCGAAGGAAATCGAAGGCCTGGAAGAGCGCCTCAAATCCCGCTTCGGCTGGGGCCTGACCGTTGCGGTAGAGCCTCCGGAGCTGGAAACCCGCGTGGCGATCCTGATGAAGAAGGCCGACCAGGCGAAAGTCGACCTGCCACACGACGCTGCATTCTTCATCGCCCAACGCATTCGTTCCAACGTGCGTGAGCTGGAAGGCGCGCTCAAGCGGGTCATCGCGCATTCGCACTTCATGGGTCGCGACATCACCATCGAGTTGATTCGCGAATCGCTGAAAGACCTGCTGGCCCTGCAAGACAAACTGGTGAGTGTGGATAACATCCAACGCACCGTGGCCGAGTACTACAAGATCAAGATTTCCGACCTGCTGTCCAAGCGCCGTTCGCGCTCGGTGGCACGTCCCCGTCAGGTGGCCATGGCCCTCTCCAAGGAGTTGACCAACCACAGCCTGCCGGAAATCGGTGATGTGTTTGGCGGTCGCGACCACACCACGGTGTTGCACGCCTGCCGCAAGATCAACGAACTTAAGGAATCCGACGCGGATATTCGCGAGGACTACAAGAACCTGCTGCGTACACTGACTACTTGA
- the dnaN gene encoding DNA polymerase III subunit beta — MHFTIQREALLKPLQLVAGVVERRQTLPVLSNVLLVVEGQQLSLTGTDLEVELVGRVQLEEPAEPGEITVPARKLMDICKSLPNDALIDIKVDEQKLVVKAGRSRFTLSTLPANDFPTVEEGPGSLTCSLEQSKLRRLIERTSFAMAQQDVRYYLNGMLLEVSEGIIRAVATDGHRLAMCSMRADIGQPDRHQVIVPRKGILELARLLTEPDGNVSIVLGQHHIRATTGEFTFTSKLVDGKFPDYERVLPKGGDKLVLGDRQALREAFSRTAILSNEKYRGIRLQLANGQLKIQANNPEQEEAEEEVGVDYNGGSLEIGFNVSYLLDVLGVMTTEQVRLILSDSNSSALVQESDNDDSAYVVMPMRL, encoded by the coding sequence ATGCATTTCACCATTCAACGCGAAGCCCTGTTGAAACCCCTGCAACTGGTCGCAGGCGTCGTCGAGCGCCGACAGACCTTGCCGGTGCTCTCCAACGTATTGCTGGTGGTCGAAGGCCAGCAATTGTCTTTGACCGGTACCGACCTGGAAGTCGAGCTGGTTGGTCGTGTGCAGCTGGAGGAGCCTGCGGAACCGGGCGAGATCACTGTGCCGGCGCGCAAGCTGATGGATATCTGCAAGAGCCTGCCCAACGACGCGCTGATCGACATCAAGGTTGATGAGCAGAAGCTGGTGGTCAAGGCCGGTCGCAGCCGTTTCACCCTGTCGACCTTGCCGGCCAACGATTTCCCAACGGTTGAAGAAGGCCCGGGTTCGCTGACCTGCAGCCTGGAGCAAAGCAAGCTGCGTCGTTTGATCGAGCGCACCAGCTTCGCCATGGCCCAGCAAGACGTGCGTTACTACCTCAACGGTATGTTGCTCGAAGTCTCGGAAGGCATCATCCGCGCCGTGGCCACCGACGGTCACCGTCTGGCCATGTGCTCGATGCGTGCCGATATCGGCCAGCCGGATCGCCACCAGGTGATCGTGCCGCGCAAAGGTATCCTTGAATTGGCGCGCCTGCTCACCGAGCCGGATGGCAACGTCAGTATCGTGCTGGGCCAGCACCACATCCGCGCGACCACCGGCGAATTCACCTTCACCTCCAAGCTGGTCGACGGCAAGTTCCCGGACTACGAGCGCGTACTGCCTAAAGGCGGCGACAAGCTGGTGCTCGGTGATCGCCAGGCCCTGCGTGAAGCGTTCAGCCGTACCGCGATTCTGTCCAACGAAAAGTATCGCGGTATTCGCCTGCAACTGGCCAACGGTCAGCTGAAAATCCAGGCCAACAACCCGGAACAGGAAGAAGCGGAAGAAGAAGTGGGCGTTGACTACAACGGCGGCTCGCTGGAAATCGGCTTCAACGTGAGCTATTTGCTGGACGTGCTGGGTGTGATGACCACCGAACAGGTTCGCCTGATTCTGTCGGACTCCAATAGCAGCGCCCTGGTGCAAGAATCCGATAACGACGACTCGGCTTACGTTGTTATGCCGATGCGCCTGTAA